A region of the Rhodothermales bacterium genome:
CGTCGCATCGCCACCCGACCGCTGCGCGCAATCTCCTGAATCCCGTGCGGCTCCATCATGCCGACAAACGCGTTGATCTTTGTCGTCGGACCGGTCAATTCGAACGTCATCGTATCGGGTGTGATAT
Encoded here:
- a CDS encoding acetolactate synthase small subunit, translated to ITPDTMTFELTGPTTKINAFVGMMEPHGIQEIARSGRVAMRRALVFGD